GGCGCAGGCGGCGTTGCAACGCGACGAAGCGCAACTGGCGAATGCCCGCGTCCAGACCCGCCGGAACGAGGAGATGCTGAAGAAAAACTTCATCTCCAAGGATGCCTACGATCAGATCAAGACCAGCGAGGACGTGTACCTCGCCACGGTCGCCGTGGATCAGGCCGCCATACATTCGGCGCAATTGCAGCTCGATCACTGCACGATCCGCGCGCCCATCGCCGGCCGCACCGGACGGATCCTGGTGCAGGAAGGCAATCTCGTCAAAGCCAACGACACCAACCCGCTCGTGGTCATCAATCAGATCAGCCCCATCTACGTGAGCTTTTCGGTGCCGGAGCAGAATCTGGCGGAGATCCGCAGCCGCATGAGTTTGAGTCCCCTGTCGGTGACGGCCACGGCCAGGGACGGCGACGAAGCCCTCGGCACCGGCCAGCTCACGTTCGTGGACAATACCGTCGATTCCGCCACCGGCACCGTGCGGCTGAAGGCGACCTTTCAGAACGAGGACAAAAAACTCTGGCCCGGCGAATTTGTGACGGCCCTGCTGACCCTGAAGGAACAATCCGACGTGGTGGTGGTGCCGTCGCAGGCGATTCAGAACGGCCCACAGGGTCCCTATGTCTATCTCATCAAGGATGACATGACGACCGAGCTTCGCAATGTCGTTCTGGGCGGGGAGGACGACGGCGAGACCATCGTCGCCCGAAACCTCAACGCGGGCGATCGGGTCGTGACCGAGGGCCAGTTGCGCATCGTGCCCGGCGCCAAGGTGTCCCTGCGCGCCGACACCGGCGGCCCATGAATATTTCCGGGCATTTCATCCGCCGGCCGGTGGCCACCGGTCTGGTGATGATCGGCATACTGCTGTTCGGCATCATGGCCTACCGGTTGCTGCCGGTGTCGGATCTTCCGAACGTCGATTTCCCGACCATCCAGGTCACTGCGAACCTCCCCGGCGCCAGCCCGGAGACGATGGCCTCGGCCGTGGCCACGCCGCTCGAGAAACAGTTCTCCACCATCGCCTCCCTCGACTCCATGAACTCGTCGAGTTCGCAGGGCATAGCCAAGATCACACTGCAGTTCGGGCTCGACCGCGACATCGATGCCGCCGCGCAGGACGTGCAGTCGGCGATCTCCTCGGCGCAGAGCAGCCTGCCGACGAACATGCCGAGTCCGCCGTCCTTCCGCAAGGTCAATCCGGCGGCCGCGCCGATCTTTTATCTGGCGCTCACCTCCTCCACCCTGCCGCTGTCCGTGGTCGACGAATACGCCGAAACGCTGCTGGCCCAGCGCATCTCCACCATCAGCGGTGTGGCGGAGGTCGGCGTTTTCGGCAGCCAGAAGTACGCCGTGCGCATCCGGCTCGATCCCAATCTGCTGGCGGCCCGCGGCATCGGCATCGACGAGGTGCAGCAGGCCATCGGCGCCCACAACGTCAACCTGCCCACCGGCACGCTCTACGGCGAACACCGAGCCTACACGGTGCAGGCCACCGGCCAGTTGAACCGCGCCGCCGATTACAAAAACGTGGTCATCGCCTATCGCAACGGCGCCCCCATCCATCTCGACGAGATCGGCGAGGCGGTCGACAGCGTGCAGACCGACAAGGTCGCGGCCTGGTACAACGGCGTCCCGGGCATCGTGCTGTCCATCCAGCGGCAGCCGGGAACCAACACCATCGAGGTGATCGATTCGATCAAAAAGATCCTGCCCGCGTTCCGGGCGCAGATGCCGGCGGCCATCGGGCTCGACATCCTCTACGACCGTTCGCTGTCGGTGCGCGACTCGGTGCACGACGTGCAGTCCACCCTGATGATCGCCCTGGCGCTGGTGGTGATGGTGATCTTCCTGTTCCTGCGCAACCTGCCGGCCACGGTCATACCGAGCCTGGCGCTGCCGATGTCCATCATCGGCACCTTCTCCGCGATGTATATGCTTGGCTTCAGCGTCGACAACCTGTCGCTCATGGCGCTCACCCTGTGCGTGGGGTTCGTGGTCGACGACGCCATCGTCATGCTGGAGAACATCTCGCGCCACATGGAACTGGGCAAACCGCGGATGGAGGCGGCGCTCGAAGGCTCGCGTGAGATCGGCTTCACCATCGTATCCATGACGATATCGCTGGCCGCGGTGTTCATACCGGTGCTGTTCATGGGCGGGATTCTGGGCAAACTGCTGCACGAGTTCGCGATCACGATCATGGTGGCGGTGCTGGTGTCCGGCTTCGTGTCGCTGACACTGACGCCGATGCTGTGCAGCCGCATGCTGCAATCGCACGATCGGATCAGACACGGGCGGCTGTATATGCTGAGCGAGGCGGTGTTCGATGGCTGGCGGCGGCTCTACGAGGTGACGCTGCGCGTCGTGCTCCGCTGGCGGCGGCTGACGCTGCTGGTATTCTTCGCCGTCTTCGCCACCACCGCGTGGCTGTTCGTGATCATGCCCAAGGGGTTCCTGCCGAGCGAGGACACCGGCCAGCTGTTCATCTTCACCGAGGCCGCCCCGGACGTTTCCTTCGAAGAGATGGTCCGATTGCAACGGTCCATGGCGGCGATCGTCCAGGCCGATCCCTATGTCGATTCATCCATGTCGTTCATCGGCGCGAGCGGTTCCAGCCAGTTGCTCAATCTGGGGCGCATCTTCATCAGGCTCAAGCCGCGCAGCGAGCGGCCGAATGCCGACGCCGTCATCCGCGAGCTGCGCCCGAAGCTGGCCGCCGTGCCGGGGATCAAGGCCTACCTGCAGAACCTGCCCTCCATACGCATTGGCGGGCAACTGACGAAAAGCCAGTATCAATACACCATCCAGGACGCGGACACGAAGGAATTGATCCACTGGGCGCCCATTCTGGAGGCCAGGCTGCGCCAGACGCCGGGGCTCGAGGACGTGACCACCGATCTGCAGATCTCAAGCCCGCAGGTCACGGTGGACATCGATCGGGAAAAGGCCTCGGCGCTGGGCATCACGGCGGAGCAGATCGAAGACGCGCTGTACACCGCCTACGGCGCCCGCCAGGTCTCGACCATCTACACCCCGAGCAACGAATACTGGGTGATCGTCGAGCTTGCGCCCAAGTACCAGGGGGATCCGGCGGCCCTGAAAATGTTGTATGTGCGCGCCGCCTCCGGCACGCTGGTGCCGCTGGACGCGGTGGCGCACCTGCGCCGCGACCTCGCGCCGCTGTCCATCAACCATCTGGGACAATTGCCATCGGTAACGCTGTCGTTCGACCTCAAGCCCGGCGTGGCGCTCGGCGACGCCATCGAAAAGATCAACGCCGCGCAGGCGAAACTGGGGATACCCACCACGCTCATCGGCAGTTTCCAGGGCTCCGCGCAGGCCTTCCAGGCCTCGTTTGCCGGCATGGGATTGCTGCTCGCCGCCTCCATCCTCGTCATCTATCTGGTGCTGGGCATCCTGTATGAAAGCTACATCCATCCCGTGACGATTCTCTCCGGTCTGCCGACGGCGGGACTGGGTGCGCTGGCGACGCTCAAGTTTTTCCACCTCGATCTGGACATGTACGCCTTCGTCGGCATCATCATGCTGGTCGGCATCGTCAAGAAAAACGCCATCATGATGATCGATTTCGCCATCGAGGCGCAGCGCCGCGGCGGGACTTCGCCGTTCGATGCCATCTTCGAGGCCTGCCTGGTGCGGTTCCGTCCCATCATGATGACCACCATGGCGGCGCTGATGGGCACGCTGCCCATCGCCCTCGGTCTGGGCGCCGGCGGCGAGAGCCGGCGTCCGCTCGGTCTGGCCGTGGTCGGAGGACTGGTGGTTTCACAGGTGTTGACCCTCTATATCACCCCGGTGATTTACCTTTATTTCGAGTCGCTGAAGGAGAAAATCCGCCCGCTTTCCCGCGCCGGACACGGCCGGAAAGAAGGGGACGGACTCCATGTTGACAGGGTCAAGGCCACCCCCTAACATGCGCCCTCTTTTGTCAGGGTTAAGTCCATGAAAACGTTCGTTGCCAAGCCCGCCGAGACGCGGCGCGACTGGTTCGTGCTCGATGCCAGCGACAAGGTGCTGGGCCGGCTCGCCTCGGAAGTGGCCCGCCGCCTGCGCGGCAAACACAAGCCCGAATTCACCCCGCACAGCGACGCGGGCGACTACATCATCGTGGTCAACGCCGAAAAGGTCCGGGTGACCGGCCGCAAGGCCACCGACAAGATTTACTACCGCCACTCCGGTTATCCGGGTGGTTTGAGCGAAACCTCGTTTCAGAAACTCATCAAACGCGCGCCGGCGAAGGTGATTGAGATCGCCGTCAAGGGCATGCTGCCGCGCGGCCCGCTGGGCCGGCAGATGTTCCGCAAATTGAAGGTCTACAAGGGCGCCGCGCACAAGCACAGCGCCCAGCAACCGCAGACATTGGAAATATAAGTCATGGCGGCAGAAACTTATTACGCGACGGGCCGGCGCAAGAATTCCTCCGCCCGGGTCTACCTGCAGCGCGGCAAGGGCAAAATTCAGGTCAATAACCGCGAGCTGAACGCCTACTTCGGTCGCGAGACCGCGCGCATGATCGTGCGCCAGCCGCTGGAAGTCATCAAGATGGGCGGCGACTTCGACATCCACGTGATGGTCAACGGCGGCGGCGTCTCCGGACAGGCCGGCGCCACGCGCCTTGGTATCGCCCGCGCGCTCATCGCCTATGACGAGACGCTGCGCGGCCCGTTGCGCAAGGCCGGCCTGGTCACCCGCGATTCACGCGAGGTGGAGCGCAAGAAGGTCGGCCTGCACAAGGCCCGCAAGCGCCCGCAGTACTCCAAGCGCTGACGGATGTCATTCCGGCGCACGCCGGAATCCAGTGCGCGTTTTCTATATTCCCGGCTATCGTGTCAGCATTCGGTTCCTTTATACTGGATACCGGCTTCCACCGGCATGACGGAAAACACCATGACTTGCGCGGATGACTGCGCTGCCAGCCGCAGCCCCGATTACTGGGGGATCGTCTAACGGTAGGACAACGGACTCTGACTCCGTTTATCTAGGTTCGAATCCTAGTCCCCCAGCCAATTTAATCATCCGGCTGACGCACCTCCAGATCGAACAACGACCGCAATATGCCCGATACACTCAAGAACGAATATACCCTCGTCATAGTGAAGCCGGACGGAATTAAAAAATCCCTCACCGGAAACATCCTCACCAAGCTCGCCGAGGCGCGGCTCATGATCATCGGCGCGAAGGTGACGCAGGTGTCGCGTGAACTGGCGGAAAATCATTACCGCCACCTGAAGGACAAACCGTTCTTCAACGACGTCATCGAATACCTCCAGGGCAAATCCTACGGCAGGAATTACGAACGCGTCATCGCCCTGGTGTACCAGGGGCCGGATGCCATCGCCCGCGTGCGCCGCCTCGCCGGCGCCACGAATCCCGAGGAGGCGGACCCGGTTTCCATCCGTGGATCCTACGGGCGCATCACGACCAGGGGTATCTATGAGAACGTCATTCACGCCTCCTCCGACCCCAAGGAAGCGGAACGGGAGATCAAACTCTGGTTCAAGCCCGACGAGATCATCGGTAGTATTTACCCCACCAAAAAAATAACGGCGGAACCCCAGGAAGTGCTGGTCTGGGCTTGATTCAGTCCGCGGATCAATGTTGCGCGACTCTTCCCCGAGCCGGCCGGTGATCCGCCGGCCTGCCGTCAGGCGAGCTTTCGCGCTGTCAGACGCTCCAGAATCCGCAACGGCGACTTTGACTCGTCCTGCATGCAGCTGATCGGCAGGTAGAACGTCTGTTCCAATGCGTACCGTCCCGCGATGGCTGCGTGCGGCACGCGATCGGTGAACACGATCCACGTGCTGCCCGCCGGGAAATCGTACGTGATCTGGTCCGCTCCCGACTGGTATTGCGAGTCCGCCTTCATATGATCATGCAATTGCAGCATCAAATGATCGTACGCACTGCGCCGGCTCTTCGTGACCCCGCACAAGTGCAACAACCAACCGCTCCCCCAAAGGGGGCCGGACAGGTAGGGGACATAGCGGCCGGCGACACTCTCAAACAACCCGCCCAGCCGCCATGTACGCCCCTGTCCATGGGGATGGACGTTGCTGAAGACGCGGAGGATTCTTCTGCCCTGCACGGGCGAGGACGGGAAACTGTCCACGTGCAATCGCGTATCGTCATGACGCCAGGAAGCTGCGCGCCCCTTGATCTCCACGGGCCGGTAACTGGTGCGGCCCTGAATCAGTCCCGCCTCGTACCGCGGCAGCAGGTTCAACAGCAACCTGCGGCTGCATCCGGCGTAGCGCTTCATCATCGCCGCCAGTCCCGCGGCGGCTGATGCTTCGAGACTGCTGCCGCGCACCCGCCCGCCGGCGCCATCCAGGCTGACATTCTTGCTCTTGGCCGCGACGGCGGAAGTGAAAAACCGCACTTCGGATCCTTCCGTCGGGAAGCCAAGACGCGGGAAAAGCAGCACGCCGCCCGCTTCAAGCGCCTCGACAGCGCGCTCCTGCATGGGGGCCGGGGGCTGTTGCTTCCAGTCCGTTATCGCAAGTTCGATGATGGGAGTCATGCGCTTCCTCCCGATCGTTTCGGTCCGCCTATTGTGAACGGCGAACGCTTCCTGAAGCAAGACGCTGAGAGTGGGGCTCCCGCCACCGGGGATGGAGTCGCATGGCCCTTCGCAGGCCGCGGCCTGCGCTTTGTCCGAATTATCGTTTGTCTGCAGCGCGCGTTTCCCAGAGCGGGAAGGTGTAGGTGCACACCAGATAGCCCATCACGTCGTGACCCTGATCGTTGGAAACGTAGAACGCGGGATTGAACTGGAGATGCTCCGTGGCGTTCCAGGTAAAGCCAAAAGTCACCGAGTTGCCGCTGCCGCTCTGGAAATCGACCTGCGCGCGCCAGGTTTTGTTGAAATCGTAGGCGTAGCCGAGGATCACTTCGGCGTGTTGACCCGCGTAAGCCATGCCGCCGATCAGTTTATGATGTTCGGTGTAGTAACCCGTTTCCAGAAACGGTTGCGGATCCGCGCCGCGGGTTGACCAGTTCACGAAGCCGGCGCTCAACAGCCATGGTTCGCGCTGCACCAAGGCAATCTCGGCGCCAAAGATTTGCTCCGATGGCTTCAATCCCTGGAACACGGCAAATTCCAGCCACTTCGCCACCCCCAGTTCGGCCTGGAATTCATATGGATTCGCAATGCGTTTGTCCTGCCACTGGAAGCTCAGTGATAGATCACCCTCCTCCTGAAGATCCGGCGTGACAATCTGACTCAGGCCCTTCGTGGTCGCCCGGGCCGGCGCGCTGAAAAAAAATGCACATGCGATGACGACAACCAGGGTGTTACGGTGCGTTGATTCGTGGTGAAGCATGATTGAACCCTTATGCCGCGAACCGAATGGCCCGTGTTCACGGCTTTTTTGACATCACCGCATTACAACTTCGAGTCAGCGGGCGCCGCCCCCTTTGGAGCGGATTTGCTTCAGAACAGGCGGTTCCAATGCAGAATCAACAGCGTGACCAGCGCAACCACGACCATGCCGGAAACGACCCACCAGAATGCCGACATCTCTTGCAGCCCCGGCAGGCCGCCGACATTCATGCCGAAGATGCCGGTGATCAGCGTCACCGGCAGGAAAACCGCCGTGACGATCGACAATACAAAAAGGTTGTGATTGGTATCCTCGGCCACCTGCCCCACCAGTTCCTCCTGCAGCAACTTGGCGCGCTCCTGGATGGCGTCCAAATCCTCCACCACCATTCCAAATTCCTCGACGATCTCGTTCAGTCCCAACGCGTCGGCATCATCGAACCATCCGGGCGGGCGCGCGCCCAGTCGTCGCAAGGCCCGGTATTCCGGTGAAAAATGCCTGTGCATGCGGACCGCCAGGCGCCGCACCTTGCCCAGTTTGGCCCGTTGATCTTCGATCCTGCCCGCGAGGATATCGTCCTCGATCACGCCAAGTTCGCGACTCAGGCGTCCGGCGATGTCGGCATGGATGTCCGTCTGGAGCCGGAACAGGCTGACCATCAGCGCCGCGGAACTTTTGAAAACTGCGCCTTCACGAACTGTCCGGCGGAGCTGGTTTGTGGTGGTGAGCGGTTGAAAACGCGTGGTGATCAGGCAACGGCAATCGACATAAAACCGCAAGGCCGCGATTTGATCCGGATCCCAGTCGAACCCGTAATGGACGTCACTAATCACGCCGATGACGCCGTCCATCTCGATTTCGACACGCTGGCGTTCATCGGCGTCCAGCAGAAATGCCGCCGCGCTTTCGCTGAGTCGCGGACATTCCTTAATCCACTTCTTGGTGTGTTCATTGGCGGCATTAAAGTGCAGCCACACGAAGGCGTCCGGATTCTCCAGGGCGGTTTCCAGATCATCCCAGCCAAGTTCTCTGACGGGGCGATCGGGCTCGAACAGGAAACCGTATACCAGGGCATGCGCGTGCAAAGCCGTTTGCAGACCAAGCAAACGGGCGCTGGCGACTGGATCCAGCTTCTCCTCCACGGCCGCTTCGGGCGGTACCGGCTTTTCAGCGCGCGTCATCAAGATTCAGGCCCGGGTTCATTCAATTATCAAGAAATTCAGATTTAGCCCGCATTATTAAGAAAATATTACAGTTTGTCATCCCAATGACGGGGTTGATCCGGGCCCCGGCGCGACATTTCCAAAATACGGGCAGGCAGGCATGTGCCTTCTTCAATGCCATCCCGCCGGTTCTGCTTGCTGATCATACGCAGTATCATGCGGCGACTGAACCTCACCCGCACACGTTTTACCCCACTGTAACAGCCCGATTATTGAAGATCTGTGCGATGCCGCTGACACCGCATATGGAAAAACATTTCACCGCCGGCGACGCGGTGCGTGACGTCGTCATCGGCATGTCCGACGGCCTGACCGTGCCCTTCGCGCTGGCGGCCGGCCTGACCGGCGCCATCTCGCAGACGCACGTGATCGTGACCGCGGGCCTGGCCGAGATCGCGGCGGGCGCCATCGCCATGGGACTGGGCGGTTTTCTCGCCGCGCGCAGCGACGCCGAGCATTACGCGAGCGAGCTGGCGCGGGAGGAGCGCGAAATCATCACCGTGCCCGATACGGAGGCCGACGAAGTCCGCGAGATATTCGAAACCTACGGACTTGGACCGCGGGAGAGCGCCACAGTGGTGGAATCCCTGCGCCGGCGTCCCAGGGATTGGGTGAAATTCATGATGCGCTTCGAACTCGGTCTGGAGGCGCCGCAACCCGGCCGCGCCTGGAAAAGCGCGTTCACCATCGCCATTGCCTATATCCTCGGCGGCTTCATTC
Above is a genomic segment from Gammaproteobacteria bacterium containing:
- a CDS encoding efflux RND transporter periplasmic adaptor subunit, with translation MRTGNSILCRGALLAGVLLIGGCSGKEPPAAPAVKAPAAVPVVAVTAVKKTLPLRLRAIGNVEAYTTVGIKSRVDGPIVSVGFKEGDDVVKDQVLFEIDPHPLQSQLRQAQAALQRDEAQLANARVQTRRNEEMLKKNFISKDAYDQIKTSEDVYLATVAVDQAAIHSAQLQLDHCTIRAPIAGRTGRILVQEGNLVKANDTNPLVVINQISPIYVSFSVPEQNLAEIRSRMSLSPLSVTATARDGDEALGTGQLTFVDNTVDSATGTVRLKATFQNEDKKLWPGEFVTALLTLKEQSDVVVVPSQAIQNGPQGPYVYLIKDDMTTELRNVVLGGEDDGETIVARNLNAGDRVVTEGQLRIVPGAKVSLRADTGGP
- a CDS encoding efflux RND transporter permease subunit yields the protein MNISGHFIRRPVATGLVMIGILLFGIMAYRLLPVSDLPNVDFPTIQVTANLPGASPETMASAVATPLEKQFSTIASLDSMNSSSSQGIAKITLQFGLDRDIDAAAQDVQSAISSAQSSLPTNMPSPPSFRKVNPAAAPIFYLALTSSTLPLSVVDEYAETLLAQRISTISGVAEVGVFGSQKYAVRIRLDPNLLAARGIGIDEVQQAIGAHNVNLPTGTLYGEHRAYTVQATGQLNRAADYKNVVIAYRNGAPIHLDEIGEAVDSVQTDKVAAWYNGVPGIVLSIQRQPGTNTIEVIDSIKKILPAFRAQMPAAIGLDILYDRSLSVRDSVHDVQSTLMIALALVVMVIFLFLRNLPATVIPSLALPMSIIGTFSAMYMLGFSVDNLSLMALTLCVGFVVDDAIVMLENISRHMELGKPRMEAALEGSREIGFTIVSMTISLAAVFIPVLFMGGILGKLLHEFAITIMVAVLVSGFVSLTLTPMLCSRMLQSHDRIRHGRLYMLSEAVFDGWRRLYEVTLRVVLRWRRLTLLVFFAVFATTAWLFVIMPKGFLPSEDTGQLFIFTEAAPDVSFEEMVRLQRSMAAIVQADPYVDSSMSFIGASGSSQLLNLGRIFIRLKPRSERPNADAVIRELRPKLAAVPGIKAYLQNLPSIRIGGQLTKSQYQYTIQDADTKELIHWAPILEARLRQTPGLEDVTTDLQISSPQVTVDIDREKASALGITAEQIEDALYTAYGARQVSTIYTPSNEYWVIVELAPKYQGDPAALKMLYVRAASGTLVPLDAVAHLRRDLAPLSINHLGQLPSVTLSFDLKPGVALGDAIEKINAAQAKLGIPTTLIGSFQGSAQAFQASFAGMGLLLAASILVIYLVLGILYESYIHPVTILSGLPTAGLGALATLKFFHLDLDMYAFVGIIMLVGIVKKNAIMMIDFAIEAQRRGGTSPFDAIFEACLVRFRPIMMTTMAALMGTLPIALGLGAGGESRRPLGLAVVGGLVVSQVLTLYITPVIYLYFESLKEKIRPLSRAGHGRKEGDGLHVDRVKATP
- the rplM gene encoding 50S ribosomal protein L13; amino-acid sequence: MKTFVAKPAETRRDWFVLDASDKVLGRLASEVARRLRGKHKPEFTPHSDAGDYIIVVNAEKVRVTGRKATDKIYYRHSGYPGGLSETSFQKLIKRAPAKVIEIAVKGMLPRGPLGRQMFRKLKVYKGAAHKHSAQQPQTLEI
- the rpsI gene encoding 30S ribosomal protein S9; translation: MAAETYYATGRRKNSSARVYLQRGKGKIQVNNRELNAYFGRETARMIVRQPLEVIKMGGDFDIHVMVNGGGVSGQAGATRLGIARALIAYDETLRGPLRKAGLVTRDSREVERKKVGLHKARKRPQYSKR
- a CDS encoding nucleoside-diphosphate kinase is translated as MPDTLKNEYTLVIVKPDGIKKSLTGNILTKLAEARLMIIGAKVTQVSRELAENHYRHLKDKPFFNDVIEYLQGKSYGRNYERVIALVYQGPDAIARVRRLAGATNPEEADPVSIRGSYGRITTRGIYENVIHASSDPKEAEREIKLWFKPDEIIGSIYPTKKITAEPQEVLVWA
- a CDS encoding Kdo hydroxylase family protein; the encoded protein is MTPIIELAITDWKQQPPAPMQERAVEALEAGGVLLFPRLGFPTEGSEVRFFTSAVAAKSKNVSLDGAGGRVRGSSLEASAAAGLAAMMKRYAGCSRRLLLNLLPRYEAGLIQGRTSYRPVEIKGRAASWRHDDTRLHVDSFPSSPVQGRRILRVFSNVHPHGQGRTWRLGGLFESVAGRYVPYLSGPLWGSGWLLHLCGVTKSRRSAYDHLMLQLHDHMKADSQYQSGADQITYDFPAGSTWIVFTDRVPHAAIAGRYALEQTFYLPISCMQDESKSPLRILERLTARKLA
- a CDS encoding transporter; translation: MTRAEKPVPPEAAVEEKLDPVASARLLGLQTALHAHALVYGFLFEPDRPVRELGWDDLETALENPDAFVWLHFNAANEHTKKWIKECPRLSESAAAFLLDADERQRVEIEMDGVIGVISDVHYGFDWDPDQIAALRFYVDCRCLITTRFQPLTTTNQLRRTVREGAVFKSSAALMVSLFRLQTDIHADIAGRLSRELGVIEDDILAGRIEDQRAKLGKVRRLAVRMHRHFSPEYRALRRLGARPPGWFDDADALGLNEIVEEFGMVVEDLDAIQERAKLLQEELVGQVAEDTNHNLFVLSIVTAVFLPVTLITGIFGMNVGGLPGLQEMSAFWWVVSGMVVVALVTLLILHWNRLF
- a CDS encoding VIT1/CCC1 transporter family protein, translated to MPLTPHMEKHFTAGDAVRDVVIGMSDGLTVPFALAAGLTGAISQTHVIVTAGLAEIAAGAIAMGLGGFLAARSDAEHYASELAREEREIITVPDTEADEVREIFETYGLGPRESATVVESLRRRPRDWVKFMMRFELGLEAPQPGRAWKSAFTIAIAYILGGFIPLSAYLLIADAHRALWLSVAVTLMALLVFGAIKGRLTGAPVIRSGVQTMMVGGLAAVAAFAIARCIA